The following nucleotide sequence is from Gammaproteobacteria bacterium.
GATATCGTCAAACGTGACGGAGTAACTGAGTTGGAACTGGCTGCCGCTTACCAGATGGCCAATACTGCGCGGGTGGAAAGTTTCTGTCCGTGTGGAAAAGAGATAGACTGGCGAATCCAGACTGGCCATTTTGTGGCCAAGGCAGCGCTAGATTGTGCAAAACCTGCCAAGGAAGATGTCAGCCTGGCTTGGGATGCGGCCATGGATGCGCGCATTGCACGAACCTGTGAGGGCATCGCCAGCGGTGAAACTATCGAGCGGCGTGAAGTAGAGCGTGAAGTGGGGAACCAATACCGCATTCTTTCCGATTTCATAGGTCAATAGGGGGAGCGATGGCTACCACACAACGAATCGTTGTCGATCCTATTACCCGTATCGAAGGTCATTTACGCATCGAGGCGGAAACGGACGATGCGGGTAGGATCGTCCATGCCTCCAGCGCTGGCACCATGGTGCGCGGTATTGAGATTATTCTGCGCGGTCGCGATCCCCGCGACGCTTGTGCCTATACCCAGCGGATTTGCGGTGTCTGCACCCTGGTCCATGCTATGGCCTCGATTCGGGCTGTAGAAAATGCTCTCCACTATCCCATTCCTCACAATGCCCAATTGATCCGTAATCTCATGATTGGGGCACAATATATCCATGATCATGTCATGCACTTTTATCACCTGCATGCCTTGGATTGGGTTGATGTGATTTCGGCCCTCAAGGCTA
It contains:
- a CDS encoding conserved hypothetical protein (Evidence 4 : Unknown function but conserved in other organisms) is translated as MNITNDNEFKAILAGLDISRQRKVAAAFVEGVLSLCSDPRVNAAIDIVKRDGVTELELAAAYQMANTARVESFCPCGKEIDWRIQTGHFVAKAALDCAKPAKEDVSLAWDAAMDARIARTCEGIASGETIERREVEREVGNQYRILSDFIGQ